The following coding sequences are from one Mytilus trossulus isolate FHL-02 chromosome 8, PNRI_Mtr1.1.1.hap1, whole genome shotgun sequence window:
- the LOC134681666 gene encoding uncharacterized protein LOC134681666, translating into MEEQEKAAIDRNYDLLINNIILTDEFYNQLRWNQVLPESMIADVQACKTKEDRIKQLLHTLQLRGSDAFRKLRHVLHITGHNFLADQLYEEDNDVSIIKANDLFNKFPSIFNQVCDDLKSKFIKYIETKVKEKALAKFWNKLSLERLEGLENKKTCYLQEKDIRVKLENRRKQVSCLKEELTDMDGKLRKRELEIQVFERERDETRKRFKTELAVQARFNAANNSSIIRLREKFISFNEKVKILNRQIAEFLSVNENSNDNQDNEKLSRLEQNVKTILHIVKQQQDAVESKTTERESVLALLKKSTNKSEPLSDIVRRYLEREEKGKSVVNREIEKLIEILRKSNKPQLKNKSNAGTDMKHLRNMVATVRVEVEHLKKKLDWKDDQITDLIKETMMLRQYQKTKDHNSVSETLKGAIVTSPVSSPDSTYEMQLAYKKFDNYLSSNPALPNRNRRRGSLADVDLEPDPDETDISFVDNKDYLAPTSPRVKFPELELAKGESTPRSKAFSRRYSVMSEQDLATILETDDNVEFERLMTFIAKKTQPAKLPLICKDAMSVDFSQESFGNENI; encoded by the exons ATGGAGGAGCAAGAAAAAGCAGCTATTGACAGAAACTAcgatttattgataaataatataatattaacGGATGAATTTTATAATCAACTAAGATGGAATCAAGTTTTACCAGAATCGATGATCGCTGATGTTCAa GCATGTAAGACAAAAGAAGACAGAATAAAACAGTTGCTGCATACCCTACAATTACGAGGATCTGATGCTTTCCGGAAGTTACGTCATGTACTTCATATCACTGGTCATAACTTCCTAGCAGACCAACTGTATGAAGAag ataACGACGTCAGTATTATCAAAGCTAACGATCTGTTTAACAAGTTTCCATCCATCTTCAATCAAGTCTGTGATGATCtgaaaagtaaatttataaaatacattgaaaCAAAG gtaaaagaAAAGGCCCTTGCAAAATTTTGGAACAAGTTATCACTGGAGAGATTAGAGGGGCTAGAGAATAAGAAGACATGTTACCTACAGGAAAAAGACATACGAGTTAAGCTTGAAAATAGAAGAAAACAG gtCAGTTGCCTGAAGGAGGAACTAACAGACATGGACGGAAAGTTAAGGAAGAGAGAACTGGAAATTCAAGTTTTTGAAAGAGAAAGAGATGAAACAAGAAAACGGTTCAAGACGGAGCTTGCAGTTCAAGCTAGATTCAATGCAGCAAATAATAGTTCGATAATTAGGCTTAGGGAGAAGTTCATCTCATTTAACGAAAAAGTTAAAATCTTGAATAGGCAAATAGCAGAATTCTTATCAGTAAACGAAAATTCAAACGACAACCAGGATAACGAAAAACTTTCACGATTAGAGCAAAATGTGAAGACAATACTTCACATTGTAAAACAACAACAGGATGCAGTAGAGAGCAAGACAACGGAACGTGAATCAGTTCTCGCCCTTCTGAAAAAATCAACTAACAAATCAGAGCCTCTTTCTGATATTGTCAGACGATACTTAGAAAGAGAGGAAAAAGGAAAATCAGTTGTTAATAGGGAGATAGAGAAGCTGATCGAAATTCTACGTAAATCAAATAAACCTCAGTTGAAAAACAAGTCAAATGCTGGTACGGACATGAAACATCTACGTAACATGGTAGCGACTGTACGGGTTGAAGTGGAGCACCTTAAGAAAAAATTGGATTGGAAAGACGACCAAATTACGGACTTAATCAAAGAAACCATGATGCTTAGACAATACCAAAAGACAAAGGATCATAACTCAGTCAGTGAAACCCTAAAAGGGGCCATTGTAACCTCGCCTGTATCATCTCCGGATTCTACGTATGAAATGCAGTTGGCATACAAAAAGTTTGATAACTATCTGTCTAGTAACCCAGCACTTCCGAATAGAAATCGTCGCCGTGGGTCACTAGCAGATGTTGACTTAGAACCAGACCCGGACGAGACAGACATATCTTTTGTCGATAACAAAGATTATCTGGCGCCAACATCACCACGTGTTAAGTTTCCTGAATTAGAATTGGCTAAAGGTGAGAGCACCCCTAGATCTAAAGCGTTCTCCAGAAGGTATTCTGTAATGTCTGAACAAGATCTAGCAACAATATTAGAAACTGACGACAATGTAGAATTTGAAAGGCTAATGACATTCATTGCTAAGAAAACACAGCCAGCAAAATTACCACTTATCTGTAAAGATGCAATGTCAGTTGATTTTTCACAGGAGTCATTTGGAAACGAAAACATTTAA